From Nitrosopumilus zosterae, the proteins below share one genomic window:
- a CDS encoding Lrp/AsnC ligand binding domain-containing protein — protein MATAYVLINCELGSEEAIIQQLKGLEGVKEVHGTFGAYDILAKIESDTVEKLRETITWKIRKIEKIRSTLTLMGIEGQT, from the coding sequence ATGGCAACAGCTTATGTTTTAATAAACTGTGAACTAGGTTCTGAGGAAGCTATTATTCAGCAACTCAAAGGCTTAGAAGGTGTAAAAGAAGTTCATGGAACTTTTGGTGCATATGATATTTTGGCCAAAATTGAATCTGATACTGTAGAAAAACTAAGAGAAACAATCACCTGGAAGATCAGAAAAATTGAAAAGATTCGTTCAACTCTTACCCTGATGGGTATTGAAGGCCAAACATAA